One window of the Nicotiana tabacum cultivar K326 chromosome 4, ASM71507v2, whole genome shotgun sequence genome contains the following:
- the LOC107806339 gene encoding peptidyl-prolyl cis-trans isomerase CYP26-2, chloroplastic-like translates to MQSSAQFLQPPASPLPPKQIQGTATTTKTLSIPNQCCKFSRRELAIGTNSSLILLLGSQAIEPLNLSRARADELTDSPDKIEPEEPSRKVDYCSDQNVTKRAFLEVSVDGEPIGRIIIGLYGDKAPVGSTRFSKLVSGAAGVSYRRKEFARIMPNYVQHGGLRSFGVDAELAKNTGRTMEIDSLVDEWEKQSEGCQGTKNVARSVSIIVRDPSKPPPKMKLVARKGKLEIDQEELGKDVNGTEFTIAVKDSPDLDASALVIGRVLDGMDVVERIGQVKTVKENTSSPYFRVAKLIGDKRAVVAERGFNRPYSKVIITNCGLMD, encoded by the exons atGCAGTCTTCGGCTCAGTTTCTCCAGCCTCCAGCATCTCCCCTTCCTCCAAAACAAATTCAAGGCACAGCTACTACAACTAAAACTCTTTCAATTCCCAACCAATGCTGCAAATTTTCGCGCAGAGAACTTGCCATAGGTACTAATTCATCCTTGATTCTACTCTTAGGCTCCCAAGCAATTGAGCCATTGAATTTGTCAAGGGCAAGGGCAGATGAACTAACCGATAGCCCTGATAAAATAGAACCAGAAGAGCCTTCAAGAAAAGTCGATTATTGTTCAGATCAGAATGTGACAAAGCGAGCATTTCTTGAAGTATCAGTTGATGGTGAACCTATAGGAAGAATTATTATCGGGCTATACGGCGATAAAGCCCCGGTTGGCTCAACAAGATTCAGTAAACTTGTTAGTGGAGCAGCTGGGGTTAGTTACAGAAGAAAAGAGTTTGCGAGGATAATGCCAAATTATGTGCAACATGGTGGATTGAGATCATTTGGTGTGGATGCTGAACTTGCAAAGAACACTGGAAGAACTATGGAAATCGATAGCCTTGTCGATGAATGGGAGAAACAGAGTGAAGGGTGTCAAGGAACCAAGAATGTAGCAAGAAGTGTCAGCATTATTGTGAGGGACCCCTCAAAACCACCTCCGAAGATGAAGCTGGTTGCTCGAAAAGGAAAGCTGGAAATCGACCAAGAAGAACTGGGAAAAGATGTAAATGGGACAGAGTTTACCATTGCAGTTAAAGACTCACCTGATTTAGATGCCTCTGCCTTAGTCATTGGGAGAGTCTTGGATGGTATGGATGTTGTGGAGAGAATTGGCCAGGTCAAAACTGTGAAAGAGAATACCAGTTCTCCTTATTTCAG GGTGGCTAAGTTGATAGGAGATAAAAGGGCTGTAGTTGCAGAGAGAGGCTTCAACAGACCTTACTCAAAGGTGATAATAACAAATTGCGGCTTGATGGATTGA
- the LOC107806325 gene encoding uncharacterized protein LOC107806325, with amino-acid sequence MAEESEKRFQEAMDKLFRVPPKSKPNSTSACGVQLSRGKKRPDMSSAFASVDPKLRGKAVNKHNLFATNSSGEAPPCRPWDRDDLFTRIATFKAMTWFAKPKAISSVNCARRGWINVDMDTIACEACGSRMLFSTPPSWSQQQIDKAALVFSLKLDSGHKLLCPWIDNVCDEKLADFPPTATAMLVDQYKIRHSVLSQLAALPVISPKAVASLRRPQLEQFLRESLTVERDEPESTRTPQNEDTRNERTPVSSLTYYQAQKLISLCGWELRRLPYLVDCKDQLYQSSKDANLLDKSLLSRKNQTITVYSSCTDKTSESKTDDESQASEDAIINPNAVVLDCRLCGACIGLWDFSMVPRPLEFLRVSGYTQVNDDHVSLTDGGKNLLSGNNDRDESRENIGHIATSGNTMLDRRQPSLNLTIAGGPPPATHNYRAKISLPIIGRNLRAWFIAESELKDDLVTKNASGKGKNPEFPAGENTTSTSEVIAEAQLDNDKTAAQVSGNTTEMADNAESLDKVDPAVTDHCKNKVGNDFGSSSKDSVITRVGESGESRVMVEGNNVTQGGEQGNGHDVIMAGVRPLIRGISPSRGKAMEFDPFRLHRYFCPWIASNGGFPPGWEQTLSALERHEESSSSLSSYHPSSLIKGDDPVASVQKLFTSPPSKRKKLVRPS; translated from the exons atggcTGAAGAATCAGAGAAGCGGTTTCAAGAGGCCATGGACAAGCTCTTTCGGGTTCCTCCCAAATCCAAGCCCAATTCCACCAG CGCATGTGGAGTTCAATTGTCAAGAGGCAAGAAGCGGCCGGATATGTCATCTGCGTTTGCATCAGTGGATCCAAAATTAAGAGGCAAAGCAGTTAACAAGCACAATTTATTTGCTACTAACAGTTCAGGGGAAGCTCCGCCTTGTAGACCATGGGACCGAGATGATTTATTTACAAGGATAGCCACTTTTAAGGCTATGACCTGGTTTGCTAAACCAAAG GCAATTAGTTCTGTTAACTGTGCTAGAAGAGGTTGGATTAATGTAGATATGGATACCATTGCATGTGAAGCATGTGGATCACGTATGCTTTTCTCTACTCCGCCATCTTGGTCGCAACAGCAAA TTGACAAAGCGGCCTTGGTATTCAGCTTGAAGCTGGATAGTGGACACAAGCTACTTTGCCCTTGGATTGACAATGTCTGTGATGAAAAACTAGCAGATTTTCCACCTACAGCTACTGCTATGCTAGTTGATCAGTATAAAATACGGCATTCTGTTCTATCACAGCTTGCTGCTCTTCCTGTGATTTCACCTAAGGCTGTCGCTAGCTTGAGAAGGCCTCAGTTGGAACAATTTCTACGAGAATCTTTAACTGTGGAACGTGATGAGCCTGAGTCCACACGAACTCCCCAAAATGAAGACACCAGAAATGAACGCACTCCAGTTTCTTCTCTCACATATTATCAG GCACAAAAGCTCATTAGTTTATGCGGCTGGGAACTTCGAAGACTGCCATATTTAGTTGACTGCAAGGATCAGCTGTATCAATCTAGTAAGGATGCCAATCTCTTGGATAAGTCTCTTTTGAGCAGGAAGAATCAGACTATTACTGTCTACAGTTCATGTACTGATAAGACTTCTGAGAGCAAGACAGATGATGAAAGTCAAGCTTCTGAAGACGCAATAATCAATCCAAATGCTGTTGTTCTCGACTGTAGGCTTTGTGGGGCTTGTATTGGTCTATGGGATTTTTCCATGGTTCCTCGGCCTTTGGAATTTCTACGAGTAAGTGGATACACACAGGTCAACGATGACCATGTCAGTCTCACCGATGGCGGTAAAAACCTTCTTTCCGGCAACAATGATCGTGATGAGAGTAGAGAGAACATAGGACACATTGCAACTTCTGGTAACACTATGTTAGATAGAAGACAGCCAAGTTTAAACTTAACGATTGCAGGTGGTCCTCCTCCAGCAACGCATAATTACAGGGCAAAAATTTCTCTGCCAATCATTGGGCGGAATTTGAGAGCATGGTTTATTGCTGAATCTGAGCTTAAGGATGATTTAGTAACCAAGAACGCATCTGGGAAAGGCAAAAACCCAGAGTTTCCTGCAGGAGAAAATACAACGTCTACATCAGAAGTGATAGCAGAAGCTCAACTGGATAACGACAAGACTGCAGCACAAGTTTCTGGCAACACCACTGAAATGGCTGATAATGCAGAAAGTTTGGACAAGGTTGATCCAGCAGTCACAGATCATTGTAAGAACAAGGTTGGAAATGATTTTGGGTCAAGTAGCAAGGATAGTGTCATAACTCGTGTAGGGGAAAGTGGCGAGAGCAGAGTGATGGTTGAAGGCAACAATGTTACACAAGGAGGGGAACAAGGCAATGGGCATGATGTTATAATGGCTGGCGTGCGTCCTCTTATCCGTGGCATTTCACCTAGTCGAG GAAAAGCTATGGAGTTTGATCCATTCAGGCTGCACAGGTATTTTTGCCCCTGGATTGCATCTAATGGTGGCTTTCCACCAGGGTGGGAACAAACATTATCCGCTTTAGAGCGTCATGaagaatcttcttcttctttgtccaGCTATCATCCATCTTCCTTGATTAAG GGGGATGATCCTGTTGCTTCAGTGCAAAAGCTTTTTACATCTCCTCCATCCAAGCGAAAGAAGCTTGTTCGACCAAGTTAA